A stretch of the Papaver somniferum cultivar HN1 chromosome 6, ASM357369v1, whole genome shotgun sequence genome encodes the following:
- the LOC113286527 gene encoding uncharacterized protein LOC113286527 → MENLIEVEEGCLKEAFTFDVNLQRGPRYRAYSEMRERKIRKRMIDQTQDNGDIEFGSSKKQLLLSPPPPQQQQRRMMIKEINNNSSPVVNRRSSLVGQSVPNFSAVLRKENRKPVFEMRTPPPSSKSKDYSKFGLSGGGSKSASGADKRGGGVMMARKSYANIEDLKTVSSPPIKRGGGGGGAKVVAGGGVHTNNNRTILGTSRLYLP, encoded by the coding sequence ATGGAAAATCTCATAGAAGTAGAAGAAGGATGCCTCAAAGAAGCTTTTACTTTTGATGTTAATCTGCAACGAGGGCCAAGATACAGAGCGTATTCTGAGATGAGAGAAAGAAAGATAAGGAAAAGGATGATTGATCAAACACAAGATAATGGTGATATTGAATTTGGATCTTCGAAGAAGCAGCTATTgttatctccaccaccaccacagcaGCAACAAAGAAGGATGATGATTAAAGAAATTAATAACAATTCATCACCGGTGGTGAATCGAAGGTCATCTTTGGTGGGTCAATCAGTGCCAAACTTCTCTGctgttttgaggaaggaaaatcgAAAACCAGTATTTGAGATGAGAACACCACCGCCGTCATCAAAATCAAAAGACTACTCAAAATTCGGACTTAGTGGAGGAGGGAGTAAATCAGCGAGTGGTGCAGACAAAAGAGGTGGTGGTGTTATGATGGCCAGGAAGAGTTATGCAAATATCGAGGATTTAAAAACTGTATCATCGCCGCCCATTAAAagaggaggtggaggtggtggtgcaaAAGTTGTCGCAGGTGGCGGAGTTCATACCAATAACAATAGAACAATTCTCGGTACTTCCAGACTCTACCTACCCTGA